A genomic region of Methanobacterium sp. SMA-27 contains the following coding sequences:
- the argC gene encoding N-acetyl-gamma-glutamyl-phosphate reductase, with amino-acid sequence MIKVGIIGASGYTGGELLRFLKNHPEIDIVAATSRQFKGESIHKVHPHLRDLEMKFEDIKSDEIDADLVFTATPHGASMKIVPELVENGMKVIDLSGDYRFDNIGTYEKLYGYKHSHPLNAVYGLPEINRELIKNADLVANPGCYPTGAILACLPIVSENIVDTIVIDSKSGVSGAGVKPSESTHYPNCSDSISPYAVTTHRHGPEIMEKLNKFGKARVSFTPHLVPVIRGIMTTVHSFITEDVSPEYVRELYNDFYAGEPFVRVLDKGEVPRLSSVRGSNFCHIGCFDIDDNGRLVVASSIDNLVKGASGQAVHNMNLMFGFKETESIDMVGLHP; translated from the coding sequence ATGATCAAAGTAGGCATAATAGGTGCAAGCGGTTACACAGGCGGAGAGCTTCTCAGATTTCTTAAAAATCATCCTGAAATAGATATTGTAGCTGCCACAAGCAGACAGTTTAAAGGAGAGTCCATACACAAAGTGCACCCACATCTAAGGGACTTGGAAATGAAATTTGAAGATATTAAATCTGATGAAATCGATGCAGATCTGGTTTTCACCGCAACACCACACGGAGCATCTATGAAAATAGTTCCTGAACTTGTTGAAAATGGTATGAAAGTTATAGACCTTAGCGGAGATTACAGGTTTGATAATATAGGAACATATGAAAAGTTGTATGGATATAAACACAGCCATCCCCTTAATGCAGTTTATGGTCTACCTGAAATTAATCGTGAACTTATAAAAAATGCAGATCTTGTTGCAAATCCAGGATGTTACCCTACAGGAGCCATACTGGCCTGTTTGCCAATTGTATCAGAAAATATTGTTGATACAATTGTTATAGATTCTAAATCTGGTGTGAGCGGTGCAGGTGTAAAGCCTAGTGAATCAACACATTACCCCAACTGCAGCGACAGCATTTCTCCCTACGCTGTAACAACACATCGACATGGTCCAGAAATAATGGAAAAACTTAATAAATTTGGAAAAGCAAGAGTGTCTTTCACACCACACCTTGTACCAGTAATCAGGGGCATAATGACAACGGTACACAGCTTCATAACAGAAGATGTGAGTCCAGAATATGTAAGGGAACTCTACAATGACTTCTACGCTGGAGAGCCGTTTGTAAGGGTTCTTGATAAGGGAGAAGTTCCAAGATTGAGTTCTGTACGTGGTTCCAATTTCTGCCATATAGGATGTTTTGATATTGATGATAATGGTAGGTTGGTTGTTGCATCTTCTATTGACAATCTTGTTAAGGGTGCATCAGGACAGGCAGTACACAACATGAATCTGATGTTTGGATTTAAAGAAACAGAATCAATTGACATGGTTGGCCTTCATCCATAA
- a CDS encoding flavodoxin yields the protein MKTVILYYSRTRKTAHVAKTLADEIQADITEVMDLKDRMGVVNYLGSSIDALRENKTIIKPDTFDLSEYGLVYIGTPTWAAKPAPAIITMIDKCNLKGKDIILFSTMGSSGGSKAIERMREKVEARGGRLVNSFSIKTGGKEIEDINNETKKISEEMDLKIYGI from the coding sequence ATGAAAACTGTAATTTTATATTACTCTCGCACCAGGAAAACTGCCCATGTTGCTAAAACTTTGGCAGATGAAATTCAGGCAGATATAACAGAAGTTATGGATCTTAAGGATAGAATGGGAGTAGTAAATTACCTTGGTTCATCTATTGATGCCCTAAGAGAAAATAAAACCATAATTAAACCTGATACATTTGATCTTAGTGAGTATGGTCTGGTCTATATTGGTACACCTACATGGGCAGCAAAACCTGCTCCTGCTATAATAACCATGATTGACAAGTGCAATTTAAAAGGTAAAGATATAATCCTGTTTTCTACCATGGGAAGTAGCGGAGGATCAAAAGCCATCGAAAGAATGAGGGAAAAGGTAGAAGCTAGAGGTGGAAGATTGGTAAATTCCTTCTCAATTAAAACCGGTGGAAAAGAAATTGAAGATATTAATAATGAGACCAAAAAGATCTCTGAAGAAATGGATCTTAAAATATATGGAATTTAA
- a CDS encoding protein translocase subunit SecF gives MSMIDKILDSYKPLIIIPVIITLIALALFATNGLQQGIDLKGGSVAVLQLQQPVTTDQMTTLVQNATGVQGVTVTSSSANQMTVEIPGQAADVIAVSNAIAGTATIQSFESVGPLLSSKALSQVYFALAFAFLFMSITVFIIFRNLVPSLAVIAAALCDIIIAVGGMSLFGIPLSVATVGALLMLIGYSVDTDILLTTRVLKRREGTINERALDAMKTGFTMAAAAIGSMVALYLSVRFLMPYAQILEQIAAVLIIGLIADVLATWLMNLGILRWYMEGRR, from the coding sequence ATGTCAATGATAGACAAAATATTAGACTCTTATAAGCCTTTAATTATAATCCCTGTGATTATAACTCTTATTGCGCTTGCACTCTTTGCAACAAATGGGTTACAACAGGGAATAGATCTGAAAGGAGGATCTGTAGCAGTTTTACAGCTACAGCAACCTGTGACAACCGATCAGATGACCACATTAGTTCAAAATGCAACTGGGGTTCAAGGTGTAACTGTTACATCATCAAGTGCAAATCAGATGACAGTAGAAATTCCTGGTCAAGCAGCAGATGTGATAGCAGTTTCTAATGCCATAGCAGGAACTGCCACCATACAAAGCTTTGAATCGGTTGGACCTCTTTTAAGTTCAAAAGCCTTGTCTCAGGTTTATTTTGCACTTGCGTTTGCATTTCTGTTCATGTCCATAACAGTTTTTATTATATTCCGAAATCTGGTGCCTTCGCTTGCTGTAATTGCTGCGGCATTATGTGATATAATAATCGCAGTAGGTGGAATGTCACTATTTGGAATTCCGCTTTCAGTTGCAACTGTAGGTGCACTTTTAATGCTCATAGGATACAGTGTTGATACAGATATACTTCTGACAACTAGAGTACTAAAGAGAAGGGAAGGTACTATAAATGAAAGAGCATTAGATGCCATGAAAACTGGTTTCACAATGGCTGCAGCAGCCATAGGATCAATGGTGGCACTGTACCTTTCAGTGAGATTCTTAATGCCATACGCCCAGATACTTGAACAAATTGCAGCTGTACTCATAATTGGATTGATTGCAGATGTTCTTGCAACGTGGCTCATGAACCTTGGAATTCTTAGATGGTACATGGAGGGTCGCAGATGA